In the Salvelinus namaycush isolate Seneca chromosome 35, SaNama_1.0, whole genome shotgun sequence genome, one interval contains:
- the LOC120029316 gene encoding WW domain-binding protein 2-like isoform X1 gives MALNKNNSESGGVIITNSESVLMSYENVELVFCEAECLPDAFRKSKKGSVFLTPYRVIFVAKGGHDALHSFMMPFYLMKGCEVKQPVLGANYIKGTVSAEPGGGWEGCATFKLVFAAGGAIEFGQCMLQVAAQASRGQPVSGGFGGCPYMANGAYAYPPPPANGYPAGPPPGYSYPNPPPPDAFYPNPAGFDGPAAYMPPPPYSAPLGQQAPHNPDLPSTPAAEAKAAETAASTSCATLPPTYLPQDKPPPYSPTEDKKTK, from the exons tgTGTTGATGAGCTATGAGAACGTGGAGCTTGTATTCTGTGAAGCTGAGTGCCTGCCTGATGCCTTCAGGAAGAGTAAGAAGGGGAGTGTCTTCCTGACTCCCTACAGG GTGATCTTTGTGGCGAAGGGGGGTCATGATGCTCTGCATTCCTTCATGATGCCTTTCTACCTGATGAAGGGCTGTGAGGTCAAACAGCCTGTCCTGGGGGCCAACTACATCAAAGGCACAGTCAGCGCAGAGcccggag GAGGCTGGGAAGGCTGTGCCACCTTTAAGCTGGTGTTTGCTGCTGGAGGAGCCATTGAGTTTGGACAGTGCATGTTACAGGTCGCTGCACAAG CATCCAGAGGGCAGCCTGTGAGTGGTGGCTTTGGGGGCTGTCCGTACATGGCCAACGGGGCATATGCCTACCCTCCTCCCCCAGCCAATGGGTACCCGGCGGGACCCCCACCCGGGTACTCCTACCCCAACCCCCCTCCGCCAG ATGCATTCTACCCCAACCCCGCCGGGTTTGATGGCCCTGCGGCCTACATGCCCCCTCCTCCCTACTCGGCCCCCCTGGGACAGCAGGCCCCCCACAACCCTGACCTGCCCTCCACACCTGCAG CCGAGGCAAAGGCAGCAGAGACAGCAGCCAGTACCAGCTGTGCCACACTCCCTCCCACCTACCTACCACAG gACAAACCTCCCCCCTACTCTCCGACTGAGGACAAGAAGACCAAGTAG
- the LOC120029316 gene encoding WW domain-binding protein 2-like isoform X2 has product MSYENVELVFCEAECLPDAFRKSKKGSVFLTPYRVIFVAKGGHDALHSFMMPFYLMKGCEVKQPVLGANYIKGTVSAEPGGGWEGCATFKLVFAAGGAIEFGQCMLQVAAQASRGQPVSGGFGGCPYMANGAYAYPPPPANGYPAGPPPGYSYPNPPPPDAFYPNPAGFDGPAAYMPPPPYSAPLGQQAPHNPDLPSTPAAEAKAAETAASTSCATLPPTYLPQDKPPPYSPTEDKKTK; this is encoded by the exons ATGAGCTATGAGAACGTGGAGCTTGTATTCTGTGAAGCTGAGTGCCTGCCTGATGCCTTCAGGAAGAGTAAGAAGGGGAGTGTCTTCCTGACTCCCTACAGG GTGATCTTTGTGGCGAAGGGGGGTCATGATGCTCTGCATTCCTTCATGATGCCTTTCTACCTGATGAAGGGCTGTGAGGTCAAACAGCCTGTCCTGGGGGCCAACTACATCAAAGGCACAGTCAGCGCAGAGcccggag GAGGCTGGGAAGGCTGTGCCACCTTTAAGCTGGTGTTTGCTGCTGGAGGAGCCATTGAGTTTGGACAGTGCATGTTACAGGTCGCTGCACAAG CATCCAGAGGGCAGCCTGTGAGTGGTGGCTTTGGGGGCTGTCCGTACATGGCCAACGGGGCATATGCCTACCCTCCTCCCCCAGCCAATGGGTACCCGGCGGGACCCCCACCCGGGTACTCCTACCCCAACCCCCCTCCGCCAG ATGCATTCTACCCCAACCCCGCCGGGTTTGATGGCCCTGCGGCCTACATGCCCCCTCCTCCCTACTCGGCCCCCCTGGGACAGCAGGCCCCCCACAACCCTGACCTGCCCTCCACACCTGCAG CCGAGGCAAAGGCAGCAGAGACAGCAGCCAGTACCAGCTGTGCCACACTCCCTCCCACCTACCTACCACAG gACAAACCTCCCCCCTACTCTCCGACTGAGGACAAGAAGACCAAGTAG